Proteins from a single region of Candidatus Margulisiibacteriota bacterium:
- a CDS encoding polysaccharide biosynthesis/export family protein: MKKLISIVLIAILHLTCLPVGRHLSFCTPSFAEAYKLSAYDTIELEIVNHPELKTKQTITPDGQASLPMLGVISVEGQTLNGLQKLLTSSYSAYIDNPQLVINLTPKPIYVVQYDLKKDTWEVKMARSVDEARAYADIDPTLTVEHGNLYRVTMSKKPDFFEDNWYKIITATAVMVGIYSTVSR; this comes from the coding sequence ATGAAAAAACTAATCAGTATTGTATTAATAGCCATCCTTCATTTGACCTGCCTGCCGGTAGGCAGGCATTTGTCCTTCTGTACCCCATCATTTGCCGAGGCTTATAAGCTTAGCGCCTACGATACCATCGAACTGGAGATTGTTAATCACCCGGAGCTGAAAACAAAACAGACAATCACTCCGGACGGGCAGGCCTCACTCCCTATGCTAGGGGTGATCTCGGTAGAAGGGCAGACGCTCAACGGGCTGCAAAAGCTCCTAACCAGCAGTTATTCGGCCTATATTGATAATCCCCAGCTAGTTATCAATCTTACTCCCAAGCCCATCTATGTGGTTCAATATGACCTCAAGAAAGATACCTGGGAAGTCAAAATGGCAAGATCGGTTGATGAGGCCAGGGCCTATGCGGATATAGACCCAACTTTAACTGTTGAGCACGGCAACTTATATAGAGTGACCATGAGCAAAAAGCCCGATTTCTTTGAAGATAACTGGTACAAAATCATAACCGCGACTGCGGTCATGGTTGGGATATATTCGACGGTGTCTAGATAA
- a CDS encoding DEAD/DEAH box helicase family protein encodes MALHKNFPKDKFQILDPSIRWFPAEEALREKGYEKLLPPFVPELRKRVKDWRDKNYEGASNTSKALLNWWFKQEHLTYGVDGNAFSFQYYFAQREAVETIIWLYEVAGARNKYDLLQYDTLGRVSPNMFDEDWLRLVIKMATGSGKTKVMSLLLAWAYFHKLYEIDSELARNFLLITPNIIVLERIKTDFGGLKIFYQDPVLPENGYEGRNWQDDFQITLHLQDDLTAISPTGNIFLTNIHRVYEGDIKEASISDDDLTEYFLGAKPVSKTNESLVELSSVVREIDELIVFNDEAHHIHDPKMAWFKSIQDINNKLKQKGRQISLQLDCTATPKHDNGGIFVQTISDYPLVEAIHQGIVKTPVLPDQASRAKLQEKQSAIFTEKYEDYINLGIEEWRKTSKELKPTRKKAILFIMTDDTKNCDEVQVYLEKNYPDLKGKVLTIHTNKSGDISEKVKGKDKEELDRLRREANIIDSIESPYTVIVSVLMLKEGWDVKNVTTIVGLRAYSAAANILPEQTLGRGLRRMFFGRDDVEEYVSVTGTPAFMEFVESIKAEGVELEKRKMDGTTKAVTPTVIEIDHANPKKDIKKLDIELPILTPRIQREYKNLSDLDPATFKAPKIKIKQFNEQEQREIVFKRVVEDDIHHTTILDGNIDPNYQSVVGFFAQSIMRELRLFGCYDILFGKVKEYIQSYLFESAITLDDKNILRNLSELEATKTIIETFKREINALTVKDVGNAEIKNFIKISDSRPFVVNDRAYLVPKRSAFNRIVGDSQFELEFADFLERLGEDEIISYAKNYYEVHFKIDYKNADGTIANYYPDFFIKVDQNTVYIVETKGREDLDDPLKIKRLAQWCDDANARQKKIAYKMLYVKQEGWDKYQPKHFDDLIKIFL; translated from the coding sequence ATGGCATTACATAAAAACTTTCCAAAAGACAAATTTCAAATACTTGATCCTTCAATACGCTGGTTTCCTGCGGAGGAGGCTTTGCGTGAAAAAGGCTATGAAAAACTGCTTCCCCCATTTGTCCCCGAACTACGAAAACGAGTTAAAGATTGGAGGGACAAGAACTACGAAGGGGCAAGCAACACATCAAAAGCTCTTCTTAATTGGTGGTTTAAACAAGAACACTTGACCTATGGGGTGGACGGGAACGCCTTTTCATTCCAGTATTATTTTGCCCAGAGAGAAGCAGTAGAAACTATTATTTGGCTATATGAGGTCGCCGGAGCGAGAAATAAGTACGATCTGCTTCAATATGACACGCTGGGCCGCGTAAGCCCCAATATGTTTGATGAGGATTGGCTCCGCTTGGTAATTAAAATGGCTACCGGAAGCGGAAAAACTAAAGTAATGAGCTTGCTTCTTGCTTGGGCTTATTTTCATAAGCTTTATGAGATCGATTCAGAGCTGGCTAGAAACTTTCTTCTTATTACTCCCAATATTATTGTTCTTGAACGCATTAAAACTGATTTTGGCGGGCTTAAGATATTCTATCAAGACCCTGTATTGCCAGAAAATGGATATGAGGGCAGGAACTGGCAAGATGACTTTCAGATAACACTGCATCTGCAAGATGATTTAACTGCAATATCTCCTACTGGGAACATATTTCTAACCAATATCCATCGCGTATATGAAGGGGACATAAAAGAAGCGTCTATTAGTGACGATGATTTAACTGAATATTTTTTAGGTGCAAAACCGGTCTCAAAAACAAACGAATCACTGGTTGAATTGAGTAGTGTTGTTAGAGAGATTGATGAGCTTATTGTTTTTAACGATGAGGCCCATCATATTCATGATCCCAAAATGGCCTGGTTTAAGTCGATTCAAGATATTAATAATAAACTTAAACAGAAGGGGAGGCAAATATCCCTGCAATTAGATTGTACCGCTACTCCTAAACACGATAACGGAGGCATATTTGTCCAAACCATATCCGATTACCCTCTTGTTGAGGCGATCCATCAAGGAATAGTTAAAACGCCCGTACTTCCAGATCAGGCGAGCCGGGCAAAATTGCAGGAAAAGCAAAGCGCCATTTTTACCGAAAAATATGAAGATTATATTAATCTTGGGATTGAAGAATGGCGAAAGACGTCAAAAGAACTTAAACCGACCAGAAAAAAGGCGATATTGTTTATTATGACTGACGATACAAAGAACTGTGATGAGGTTCAAGTATACTTGGAAAAAAATTATCCCGATCTAAAAGGTAAGGTGTTGACCATCCACACCAACAAAAGCGGCGATATATCGGAAAAGGTCAAAGGGAAGGATAAAGAGGAACTTGATCGACTCCGCAGAGAAGCGAATATCATTGATAGCATCGAGAGTCCCTATACCGTAATTGTTTCGGTCCTTATGCTGAAAGAAGGGTGGGATGTTAAGAATGTAACGACTATTGTTGGACTTAGAGCGTATTCGGCGGCGGCAAATATTTTGCCGGAGCAAACGCTCGGTCGCGGTTTAAGGCGGATGTTTTTTGGGAGGGATGACGTAGAGGAATATGTTAGCGTGACCGGAACCCCTGCTTTTATGGAATTTGTCGAGTCCATCAAGGCCGAGGGCGTTGAGTTGGAAAAGAGAAAGATGGACGGCACGACAAAAGCCGTAACTCCAACCGTGATTGAAATTGATCATGCGAATCCAAAGAAAGACATTAAAAAATTGGATATTGAACTGCCAATCTTAACGCCTAGGATTCAACGGGAGTATAAGAATTTGTCCGATTTGGATCCCGCAACCTTTAAAGCCCCAAAGATCAAAATTAAACAATTTAATGAGCAAGAACAAAGAGAAATTGTATTTAAGCGTGTTGTTGAAGATGATATCCATCACACGACCATTCTGGACGGCAACATTGATCCTAATTACCAGAGCGTTGTTGGGTTCTTTGCTCAAAGCATAATGAGGGAACTTCGGTTATTCGGTTGCTATGATATTTTATTTGGGAAAGTTAAAGAATATATTCAATCGTACTTGTTCGAATCGGCCATTACGCTTGATGATAAAAACATTTTGCGAAATCTTTCCGAGCTCGAAGCGACAAAAACTATCATTGAGACATTCAAAAGAGAAATAAACGCACTCACTGTGAAGGACGTTGGCAACGCCGAGATAAAGAATTTCATTAAGATCAGCGACAGCCGGCCATTCGTGGTTAATGATCGAGCATACTTGGTTCCTAAAAGAAGCGCCTTTAACAGGATTGTTGGCGATAGCCAATTTGAGCTTGAATTCGCGGACTTTCTTGAACGGCTTGGAGAAGATGAGATCATTTCTTATGCCAAAAACTATTATGAGGTGCATTTTAAAATTGATTACAAAAATGCCGATGGCACAATAGCCAATTATTATCCGGATTTCTTCATCAAAGTGGACCAGAATACTGTGTATATCGTTGAAACAAAGGGGCGAGAAGATTTAGATGATCCCTTAAAGATCAAGCGGCTTGCCCAATGGTGTGATGACGCAAATGCCCGCCAAAAGAAAATTGCTTACAAAATGCTTTATGTAAAACAAGAGGGTTGGGACAAGTATCAACCAAAACATTTCGATGATTTAATTAAGATATTTCTATAG
- a CDS encoding site-specific DNA-methyltransferase yields the protein MRLTENERRDAIKLIQEGKPLPDKYRFLLFSGDREVELVWNGKTQEACNLVLPFQTIEHIDEPRTKKIEKGKDQLALFDTSGRQIRGWTNKLIWGDNKLILSSLKNGPIRREIEKQGGLKLIYIDPPFDVGADFSMNVEIGDESFTKKPSVIEEVAYRDTWGKGADSFIAMIYERLKLMHGLLADDGSIYVHCDWRVNSYMRLALDEVFGKDNFRNEIIWCYTGASQAKTKFIQKHETILAFEKNNNSVFNWTEVAIPYSEETIARTGRGAGGAGLYGENDAEQKHKNRLKEAGKIPEDWWADIYRIQGNGLEKVDYPTQKPESLLERIIKASSKEGDIVAGFFSGSGTTLAVAEKLGRKWIGSDLGRFAIHTSRKRLIQVQREMKQEGKDFRAFEILNLGKYEREHYVNVDVDVREKEKQQILENKEKQFVDLILVAYSAQKIDSFNLFVGKKRDRLVAVGPIDAPVSAAFVDTAIKEAKEKGITKFDVLGFDYEMGIDFSELRSQGVDVQFKIIPREVFDRRAVEKGYVKFYDVAYIDVKPIVKGKGNNKTISVELCDFSVFYNQDNTGEIEESLKPGGSKIKVENGKVIKLFKEKGSDIIKEEVLTKKWADWVDYWAVDYDFQSRKEVIRSIDPKTNEEKEEWTGGHIFENEWQSFRTKKDRKLDLVSAEKEISKGRRKIAVKVVDIFGNDTTRVIEINI from the coding sequence ATGAGGTTAACAGAAAACGAAAGACGAGACGCAATAAAGCTAATTCAAGAAGGTAAACCTTTGCCGGACAAATACCGATTTCTTTTATTCTCCGGTGACCGGGAGGTTGAACTGGTATGGAATGGTAAAACTCAGGAGGCCTGCAACCTTGTTCTGCCCTTTCAAACAATCGAGCATATTGATGAGCCAAGAACCAAAAAGATTGAAAAAGGTAAAGACCAGCTGGCCTTATTTGATACATCCGGAAGACAAATTCGCGGGTGGACAAATAAACTTATCTGGGGTGATAACAAGCTGATCCTTTCCTCTCTAAAAAATGGTCCTATACGGCGGGAAATTGAAAAACAGGGTGGCTTAAAGCTCATTTACATTGACCCGCCGTTCGATGTGGGGGCTGATTTTTCTATGAATGTTGAGATTGGAGACGAATCCTTTACTAAAAAGCCGTCTGTTATTGAAGAGGTCGCCTATCGGGATACTTGGGGCAAGGGCGCCGACAGCTTTATTGCTATGATTTATGAGCGGTTGAAGCTGATGCACGGTCTTTTGGCAGATGATGGCAGTATTTATGTCCATTGCGATTGGCGAGTGAATAGTTATATGAGGTTAGCGTTAGATGAGGTATTTGGGAAAGATAATTTTAGAAACGAAATAATCTGGTGTTATACGGGGGCGTCACAAGCAAAAACTAAGTTTATCCAAAAACATGAGACTATTTTAGCTTTTGAGAAAAATAATAACTCAGTCTTTAATTGGACTGAAGTGGCGATACCATATTCAGAGGAAACCATAGCGAGGACAGGGAGAGGTGCGGGTGGCGCAGGTTTATACGGAGAAAATGATGCTGAACAAAAACACAAAAATCGATTAAAAGAAGCCGGGAAAATACCTGAAGATTGGTGGGCTGATATTTATCGGATTCAAGGCAATGGGCTTGAAAAGGTTGACTACCCAACTCAAAAGCCCGAATCACTACTTGAACGAATAATTAAGGCATCCTCAAAAGAAGGCGATATAGTTGCCGGCTTTTTCAGTGGCTCCGGCACGACTTTGGCAGTGGCGGAAAAACTGGGCAGGAAGTGGATTGGATCCGATCTTGGGAGGTTTGCGATTCACACGTCACGCAAACGGCTGATTCAGGTTCAACGTGAAATGAAGCAGGAGGGAAAAGACTTCCGAGCCTTTGAAATACTTAATTTGGGCAAATATGAACGTGAGCACTATGTAAACGTAGATGTTGATGTGAGGGAAAAGGAAAAACAGCAAATATTAGAAAACAAAGAAAAACAATTTGTTGATTTAATCCTTGTGGCTTATAGTGCCCAAAAGATTGACTCGTTCAATTTATTTGTGGGTAAAAAGCGAGACCGGCTTGTTGCAGTTGGGCCAATTGATGCTCCCGTGTCAGCGGCTTTTGTTGATACCGCAATAAAAGAAGCTAAAGAAAAAGGCATTACAAAGTTTGATGTTCTTGGCTTTGATTACGAAATGGGGATAGATTTTTCGGAGCTGCGTTCTCAAGGCGTCGATGTCCAGTTTAAGATCATACCTCGTGAAGTTTTTGATCGTCGAGCTGTCGAAAAAGGATATGTGAAGTTTTATGATGTTGCATATATCGACGTAAAACCCATTGTAAAAGGCAAAGGGAACAACAAAACTATCAGCGTTGAGCTTTGTGATTTTAGCGTATTTTATAATCAGGATAATACCGGCGAGATCGAAGAAAGCCTAAAACCCGGTGGCAGCAAGATTAAGGTTGAAAACGGAAAGGTTATAAAGCTCTTTAAGGAGAAAGGCTCAGATATTATTAAGGAAGAAGTGTTAACAAAGAAATGGGCCGATTGGGTTGATTATTGGGCCGTTGATTATGACTTTCAAAGCCGCAAGGAGGTTATTCGCTCAATAGATCCCAAGACAAATGAAGAAAAAGAAGAATGGACTGGTGGGCACATATTTGAAAATGAATGGCAGTCTTTTAGGACAAAAAAGGATAGGAAGCTCGATCTTGTTTCTGCCGAGAAAGAGATCTCTAAGGGGCGAAGGAAGATAGCAGTTAAAGTGGTTGATATCTTTGGGAATGATACAACTAGGGTAATTGAAATTAATATTTAA
- a CDS encoding sensor histidine kinase, translating into MADKRQDVPEKLSLGIHPRVFEALGSDLVTNDVVAIIELVKNSYDAFASNVYVRFKNDSEKGDYIEIEDDGLGMTKEIIQEAWCVVATPFRENNPFSKVGKKQRRVVGEKGLGRLSMARIGNQLQMLTQYENNPCWEIRLNWEELSQNKTISSSTIDCLKYKNESPFKKSGTILRIYDLNEKWDDSKVDDLKDNMSRLVSPFSKTSDFHVYFGSQNDKNPQPVEILAPEFIRQPKYSIAGKVDNKGRIKALYKYFPVRDGKPRSTTLEHSWEQTFGAINDKTRYPFSPKEFHCGEFQFEIRAWDIGSDDTQEITDKYGIKKAKIRQAIRVHKGISVYRDEILVLPKSETARDWLGLDLRRISLLGRRLSTSQIVGYVDLSADNNPDIKDTSDRERLVSNLAVGEFEETLMEIVRLLETEREIDKDKREKIEPFKNLFDEISADKLVAEVSALEKEGANISEVLPAVESHNAQLEKTKIAIQERFVYYSRLATVGTIAQMLVHEIRNRTTALGALLAHVKEIASLAKDALFMQKYTLADDSVNSLERLADTFAPLASRGFRRRMRHSILEERILACIDLQKGELESKEIDFELPKTGQTKVAVDPGELDAILLNLIANSIYWLGQIKDRKRRIRVVWKHLSSSNQRMLISVEDNGPGIPEEDREFVFLPGHTKKPGGIGMGLTVASEIVAEYGGKMYNESNSSKMGIAFSFDVPLTT; encoded by the coding sequence ATGGCTGATAAAAGACAAGATGTGCCAGAGAAGTTGTCATTAGGTATTCATCCTAGGGTGTTCGAGGCTCTCGGGTCGGATCTAGTTACTAATGATGTTGTTGCCATTATTGAATTAGTTAAGAATTCGTATGATGCTTTTGCGTCTAATGTGTATGTCCGGTTTAAAAATGATTCGGAAAAAGGAGACTACATAGAAATCGAAGACGATGGCTTAGGTATGACAAAAGAGATTATACAAGAGGCTTGGTGTGTCGTAGCCACTCCGTTTAGAGAAAATAATCCTTTCTCAAAAGTAGGGAAGAAGCAGAGAAGGGTGGTAGGGGAAAAGGGGTTAGGTCGTCTTTCGATGGCGCGCATTGGGAATCAATTGCAAATGTTGACTCAGTACGAAAATAATCCTTGTTGGGAAATACGCTTAAATTGGGAAGAGCTTTCACAAAACAAAACAATATCTTCATCAACGATTGATTGCTTGAAATATAAAAATGAGTCGCCGTTTAAGAAATCAGGGACAATTTTGAGAATATATGACCTAAACGAGAAATGGGACGATTCGAAAGTCGACGATTTGAAAGATAATATGTCTCGATTGGTTTCGCCATTTTCAAAAACCAGCGATTTTCATGTTTACTTCGGTTCGCAAAACGATAAGAATCCCCAGCCCGTTGAAATACTAGCGCCAGAATTTATTAGGCAGCCGAAGTATAGTATTGCCGGGAAGGTGGATAATAAAGGGCGTATTAAGGCGTTATACAAATATTTTCCTGTTCGAGATGGAAAGCCCCGTTCAACAACGCTTGAGCATTCTTGGGAGCAGACATTTGGTGCCATCAACGACAAAACCAGATATCCTTTTTCTCCGAAAGAATTTCATTGCGGTGAGTTTCAATTTGAAATACGTGCTTGGGATATTGGCTCTGATGATACTCAGGAAATTACCGATAAATATGGGATAAAAAAAGCGAAGATTAGACAAGCGATTCGCGTTCATAAGGGGATTTCCGTTTATCGTGATGAAATTTTAGTTCTACCAAAATCGGAGACGGCTCGTGATTGGCTCGGATTAGATTTGCGAAGAATAAGTCTACTTGGACGGCGTTTAAGCACCAGTCAGATAGTTGGATATGTTGATTTGTCTGCAGATAACAATCCTGATATCAAGGATACTAGTGATCGTGAACGGTTAGTGTCTAATCTTGCTGTTGGGGAATTTGAAGAAACTCTCATGGAAATTGTAAGATTGTTAGAAACAGAAAGAGAAATTGACAAAGATAAACGAGAAAAAATTGAGCCTTTTAAAAATCTGTTTGACGAAATCTCCGCCGATAAACTTGTTGCGGAAGTTTCCGCATTAGAAAAAGAGGGGGCCAATATCTCGGAGGTATTGCCGGCCGTAGAAAGTCATAATGCGCAATTAGAAAAGACAAAAATCGCAATCCAAGAAAGATTTGTTTACTATAGCCGCTTGGCCACGGTTGGCACGATTGCGCAAATGTTGGTCCACGAGATTAGAAACAGAACGACCGCATTGGGGGCCCTTTTAGCACATGTAAAAGAAATAGCGTCTTTAGCAAAAGACGCTTTATTTATGCAAAAATATACTCTGGCCGATGACAGCGTAAACTCTCTTGAGAGATTGGCGGATACTTTTGCTCCTTTGGCCAGTAGGGGCTTCAGGCGGCGCATGCGTCATTCTATACTTGAAGAGAGAATACTTGCCTGCATAGATTTGCAGAAGGGCGAGCTTGAATCTAAAGAGATTGATTTTGAATTGCCAAAAACCGGGCAAACAAAAGTTGCGGTTGATCCGGGCGAATTAGATGCGATACTATTAAACCTTATCGCTAATTCCATTTATTGGTTGGGACAAATAAAAGATCGCAAAAGACGGATAAGAGTTGTTTGGAAACATCTTTCAAGCAGTAATCAAAGAATGTTAATCTCCGTAGAAGATAACGGACCCGGGATTCCAGAAGAAGATCGAGAATTTGTTTTCTTGCCTGGTCACACAAAGAAGCCGGGGGGGATTGGAATGGGATTGACCGTAGCTTCGGAAATTGTTGCGGAATACGGCGGGAAAATGTATAACGAGTCCAATTCTTCAAAGATGGGCATCGCTTTTAGTTTTGATGTCCCATTAACTACTTAA
- the vsr gene encoding DNA mismatch endonuclease Vsr, which produces MASVRSSRNRSTENALASIFRRLKLRGWRRSYPLYGKPDFVFPEKRVAVFADGCFWHGHNCRNTKPKVNRSFWRNKIARNIARDGTVSSFLRRRGWRIFRIRECNIARGKLPSKFLRMFQSPRCTV; this is translated from the coding sequence ATGGCCAGTGTTCGCTCTTCGCGGAACAGATCGACTGAAAACGCTCTCGCAAGTATATTCCGAAGGCTGAAACTGCGAGGATGGAGAAGATCATACCCATTATATGGCAAGCCTGATTTTGTTTTTCCGGAAAAGCGGGTGGCGGTGTTTGCCGATGGTTGTTTTTGGCACGGGCATAATTGTAGAAACACCAAGCCAAAAGTTAATCGCTCGTTTTGGCGCAATAAAATAGCTCGCAACATTGCGCGAGACGGCACGGTCTCTTCCTTTCTTAGAAGGCGGGGTTGGCGGATTTTTCGCATACGGGAATGCAATATCGCCAGGGGCAAGTTGCCAAGCAAATTTCTTCGTATGTTTCAAAGCCCGAGATGCACTGTGTAA
- a CDS encoding DNA-binding protein — MAKQEQTNFNILKQLSRERIRESRILFAKRKFSGAYYLAGYSIELALKAYYCKQMSFPPKDTKDLYCHNLETLLLSCGLKESLLNDIKTNHDLGAKWGVITKWSEESRYLITKKEITRDFLDAIDNKRYGILIWIMKKL, encoded by the coding sequence ATGGCGAAGCAAGAGCAAACAAACTTTAATATATTAAAACAATTATCAAGGGAAAGGATTCGAGAGTCTCGCATTTTATTCGCTAAAAGAAAATTTAGCGGCGCCTACTACTTGGCAGGTTACTCAATTGAGTTGGCTTTAAAAGCTTATTATTGCAAACAAATGAGTTTCCCGCCAAAGGATACTAAAGATCTTTATTGTCATAACCTCGAAACATTATTACTGTCGTGCGGATTAAAGGAATCACTTTTGAATGATATTAAAACCAATCATGATTTGGGGGCTAAATGGGGGGTTATTACGAAGTGGAGCGAAGAATCGAGATATTTAATAACAAAAAAGGAAATAACAAGGGACTTTTTGGATGCAATTGATAATAAAAGATATGGGATTTTAATATGGATAATGAAGAAATTATAA
- a CDS encoding response regulator — MVKVLFIDDDENSVKPVMALLGSRKDLYVVEFCEIFAEAEKQINAFVPDVVILDLKQDGGFRPEYTGNETMGFIWNSRFCPVIIYSAFPEALASGDWGNHPFVKIVKKGKDSEKAVETELKNLNNHIEALNVTQKHIQNSLNMQVKEVAPQVFAQETDPEKQKDGVLRSARRRLAASMDTPEGNLASWEGYIYPPFPEQIYLGDLLQLKGTPNDNPSNFRLVLTASCDLVTGHSKVKKVLVAECVTVKVGVDKILAKLQLCGTDRGWLLEKLNKLVLSQGYYMEYVPMPKLTNKIPLMWVDLKKLNLIPIENIGPEKDYIRIASLDNPFRNFISWAYLQSACRPGLPDRDFISWRDEIKSEDAR, encoded by the coding sequence ATGGTTAAAGTATTATTCATTGACGATGATGAGAATAGCGTTAAACCTGTTATGGCTTTATTGGGTAGCCGAAAAGATTTGTATGTTGTTGAATTCTGTGAAATATTTGCCGAAGCTGAAAAACAAATAAATGCTTTTGTTCCAGACGTGGTAATCCTTGATCTTAAGCAGGATGGCGGCTTTCGGCCGGAATATACGGGCAATGAAACAATGGGATTTATTTGGAACAGTAGATTTTGCCCGGTAATTATTTATTCTGCTTTCCCGGAGGCTTTGGCTTCCGGTGATTGGGGCAACCATCCGTTTGTTAAAATAGTCAAGAAAGGAAAAGATAGCGAGAAAGCGGTTGAGACAGAGCTTAAAAACCTTAACAATCATATTGAGGCGCTTAATGTTACACAGAAACATATTCAGAATTCATTAAACATGCAAGTTAAAGAAGTCGCCCCCCAAGTCTTTGCGCAGGAGACCGATCCAGAGAAACAAAAAGATGGAGTATTGCGTAGTGCCAGAAGGCGTTTGGCCGCATCGATGGATACCCCGGAGGGTAATCTGGCGAGTTGGGAAGGTTATATATATCCTCCTTTTCCAGAACAAATTTATCTTGGCGATTTGCTTCAACTTAAAGGTACGCCAAATGACAATCCAAGTAATTTTAGGCTCGTATTAACTGCTTCGTGTGATCTTGTAACTGGACATTCTAAGGTGAAAAAGGTTTTAGTGGCAGAATGCGTAACCGTCAAGGTTGGGGTTGATAAAATATTAGCTAAATTACAGTTATGTGGAACAGATCGTGGTTGGTTACTCGAAAAGCTTAACAAACTGGTTCTTAGCCAAGGATATTATATGGAATATGTTCCCATGCCAAAATTAACTAACAAGATCCCATTAATGTGGGTTGACTTAAAGAAGCTTAATCTGATCCCCATAGAGAATATCGGCCCAGAAAAAGATTACATTAGAATAGCATCATTGGACAACCCGTTTCGAAATTTTATTTCATGGGCCTATTTGCAGTCTGCTTGTCGCCCTGGGTTGCCGGATAGGGATTTTATTTCGTGGAGAGATGAAATAAAGAGTGAGGACGCCCGATGA
- a CDS encoding metal-dependent hydrolase — translation MLAPTHSVFGIFLTLTILAVFGVEWGLHWTIILWSILGAIIPDIDHPRSTIGRIFPFISIPLERKYGHRTITHSLIGWLIFTVIFSFLLIVTWLLGFVCNLSLVSWDLAPRWIAAFSISYFSHLLLDMFNPRGSQMLWPEPVRDVIPKSPNFRPASGSKVELFIFFFLLSLMFLALPISKYGLISSLHWLLATPGSAIEESKYLKTHAYVEFKGIMNETRVPVVGRGEILDAKNGRLIILYKDNVCTLSDTLAADILASHVRVKKTAFPIVVERQEFQKANRGDLLSRIPTGALISGVVHLPEGLDIKLPINEGGFQIMEQKGQDLVLTYASKDQIAKLTSSHNFDLQSKLDRAELAKLHAQQRKLQSQIKEIQTDNDLTPLGKKLLMDKKDHYQQDVQLSVLQSQLEEVNIRVEELKSKINDQKLLFSGEVYIRQ, via the coding sequence ATGCTCGCACCTACCCATAGTGTTTTTGGTATATTCTTAACGTTAACGATCTTAGCTGTTTTCGGGGTAGAGTGGGGCTTGCACTGGACGATCATTCTCTGGTCGATCCTTGGCGCGATAATTCCCGACATCGATCATCCCCGCTCGACGATCGGCAGAATATTTCCCTTTATCTCTATTCCTCTCGAGCGTAAATACGGCCACCGCACCATCACTCACTCTCTGATCGGCTGGCTCATTTTTACCGTGATCTTTTCATTTTTGCTTATTGTAACTTGGTTATTGGGTTTTGTTTGTAATTTGTCTCTTGTTTCTTGGGATTTGGCCCCGCGTTGGATCGCAGCCTTTAGTATCAGCTATTTCTCTCACTTGTTGTTAGACATGTTTAATCCTAGAGGGAGCCAAATGCTTTGGCCGGAACCGGTCCGTGACGTTATTCCCAAAAGTCCTAATTTTAGGCCCGCCTCCGGGTCAAAAGTTGAGCTGTTCATTTTCTTCTTTTTGTTAAGCTTAATGTTCCTGGCCCTCCCGATCTCCAAGTATGGGCTGATCAGCTCGCTCCACTGGCTCTTGGCCACGCCCGGATCAGCGATCGAGGAATCGAAGTATTTAAAAACCCACGCCTACGTTGAATTTAAGGGCATTATGAACGAAACCCGCGTACCAGTCGTCGGCAGAGGCGAGATTCTGGACGCCAAGAATGGACGTTTGATCATCCTTTATAAAGACAATGTTTGTACTCTAAGCGACACGCTGGCTGCGGATATTCTGGCTTCTCACGTTCGGGTTAAAAAGACCGCCTTCCCTATCGTGGTCGAGCGTCAGGAGTTTCAAAAGGCCAATCGGGGTGATCTACTATCACGTATCCCCACCGGGGCCTTAATTTCCGGCGTCGTTCATTTACCCGAGGGGCTGGATATTAAATTGCCGATCAATGAGGGCGGCTTTCAGATCATGGAACAAAAAGGCCAGGATTTAGTCCTAACCTACGCCTCAAAAGACCAGATCGCTAAGCTAACTTCTTCCCACAACTTTGATTTGCAGAGCAAACTGGACCGGGCCGAATTGGCTAAGCTCCATGCTCAGCAAAGAAAGCTTCAGTCCCAGATCAAGGAAATTCAAACCGATAACGATCTAACCCCCCTGGGCAAAAAGCTTCTCATGGACAAAAAAGATCATTACCAGCAAGATGTCCAGCTTTCGGTGCTGCAAAGTCAGCTCGAGGAGGTGAATATCAGGGTAGAGGAATTGAAATCGAAGATAAATGACCAAAAACTCCTGTTTTCGGGAGAAGTCTACATAAGACAATAG